Genomic DNA from Parasteatoda tepidariorum isolate YZ-2023 chromosome 3, CAS_Ptep_4.0, whole genome shotgun sequence:
aggtacaaaaatcaaaaataaatcgcgtgttatcataaaataataaatctatgttaagtaaaagaagcagacgagaaagaattatatttcaacgaaTTCAATGTGTGATATGGCGCTGTATTTAACTGACTTATcgttaattattattctaactTACGTCATGAATAGTAATTTGCTATGAAAAGGTTTTCCCGTGATATAGCTCCCTCTTGATGAcattaaactacatttttattttttcgcacatttcttacagaaaaaagaaaaagttatggAAGAGAATGAAGACAAGAGAAAgggtaaagaaaataaaactccaAGTAATCCAGAGATGAATCCTAAGGATGAAATCAAACACTCCATTTCAACAGAAGTAAGTATCCATACACTGTTAAACTATCTACATAAGTATGTTAAATCTAGAATTCTACTTTgttaattgtactttttaaagaatgacACTGGGTTTGCGTAATACCCTGCGCTTCATGAAGTTGTGCATTTCATTTCTGTTTATTCGATTTAAACCTAACCTCAAGAAATACTGAAAGGATACTTTTGTGAGAATAATaggctattttcataactgttgtgAGTTTGTACCAATTATTTATGACTGTTAGGTTAAGTGACTTATCAGTGCTTCTATGCTAATTCTAATAATGACGCGAAATGCCTATGTGGAAGCCACAGTTTTGAGAGAATGCAAAACGTTTGAGGTTTAattctttaatgtttaaaaacttattccaaTACTGCATTATCTGAGCTCACACAAATTTTCATGatgttaaagttttattcgTTAAAAACTATTATCTGCTTAACATCGAACATGAATGCtaataagagtttttattttttatttttatgaactaaacATTAGATAAAcgcattttttaaaccatacatAACTGTAAAGattcaaaaaaactaaatcatatTGAGTAATTCGGTATAATTTAATTCCTGAAAGcagaattttgcatttaaaatttgcgATAGGGGGGACACGCCATTTTAGGGTGTTAATCATTCATTTGGATTGTAAAAAGTTcgtttagttttcaaaattcatttaattgttctttatttGTAGCTCCAAAACGTGATAAAGCTTATGATAAAAGATCTTTTTAACCGAGagataaattagattttatcaCTAACCATACATTCTCTGAGTACATACTTATGTTTACACTTCtgaatatattacaaataaaaataatcttgcaaaataataataatatgtaataaaaaaatattacctttaaCCAGCGTTCTCAATGTCAATTCTAAAAATGGAGCAAAATTCCAAAATGAAAAGAGCCACTGTATTGCGAAAATAAAAAGCGCTTGATAtcaattctttaatattttaaaaattacttaaacgcTGCACTATCTGGTCTCGGAGAAATTTGCGAATTTCAATCTATGTggaaaaatctcgccaaatcggcgattttttaataacttttaaaatattaaaatgattttccgTTCTAATGGTCAGATCATTTTTTATGGCTGGTtagtatagtttaaaatgaaagcttTGCATCAAGTACAAATTtagcaactttttaaaaaatgtttaataaatttttaaatatttttttgaaaaaaaaaaaaaagattatacattttaaagttgaGACAGTTTTTTTCACCATGATctaatattaaagttaataaatagtctaaaattaaagttttgcttcaagtgtaaatttagagataattaaaaaaaaaaaaaaatacttaacaaatttttaaacattaaaaaaattatccgtttTAAAGTTGAGACAGTTGTTTGCACCAAAACCCAAAGTCAAAGTTTCAAAGTCAATaaatagtcaaaaattaaagttttacttCAAGTGTGAATTTAATGACTTCttgaaaattgattaataaatttttaaaatatataatcccTTTGAAAGTCGAGACAGTTATTTGTACTAAGTCctgaaattaaagttaataaatagtctaaaattaaaggtttgtttattgtttaaagCACTCAAATTGTGTCGTTTTAAGCACTCTAATACAATTAAGACTCGCacttcaattttttacattatttcatagGAAACAATTGATACAAAAGAGAAGGAATCTAACGTAAGTCTACCATTGTTACCTGGAACCCCAACACCTGATGTCCTTACAAAATCCTACACTGTCGAAAATCGTCAACATAGTCCTGTACGGTTCCCTACTCTTTTCATACCCGCACAAgataaggtaatttttttttcaatattatttttgtaagaaatttttttgagcgttctcaaatgaaaaagatttggaaaatcaattaaagaaaaatggaataaGATAATACAAATGATTTTGCTAAGAAAAACTGtaaaactatgattttaaaagtcatggaactaaccagcatttgcgttacatggagaggaagaccacgagaacctcccacggttagcttgacggcaaggggattctaacccataatccgtctaccactgaggatatttcacgtcagcattttggtcggtgcaagccggatgcgaaattcgtatcgatcagctatcgctgggattcgaacctagttCACCGGAAGTATCCCCTGAGACATAATGCTCTGGAATGGTCTTCGTACTTGCTTCAGCAGTACATATACTAAAATTAGAACGATACAGAATTGGAACAGTCTAAAGCCGCAATAGGTCAGAGGCgcttcgccttccaatgaggtgctggttcgaatcccagcgatggccgctggtcgatacgaattctgtttCCGGCtagcatcgaccacagtgctgacgtaaataaTCCTCagaatggtagacggatcacgggttaaaTTCCCCTTACTGTCGAGCTAAACGTGGGACGCTTTCGTgatttccctctccatgtagagcaaatgcgggttagttccaccaaaaagttctCCAAGAAGGTTTATTGTGCAAATGCTTGATCGagaagttcctttgtcttctagaGTGGGTAAAGAATTACAACGCCAGAGAGTTAAACATAGATAAACGTAAGcgtaaaattgggtcgactgttcaaagccagttataaaataaaataaaattggaatggTTTGACATACATCAGAAAACACTGCTTAATAACTTTTCAGTAAATAGCTTCATTTGAATCGGATCAGAATATTATTGGTTTCCTAGGCAAAAAGCAGCAAAccgtgtattttttttatcttcatccGCTTTTCTTTAGATCATCTGTCATTTGCGGGAAACCCAGGGAAATTGAgccattaattttatattaaagtacGTCATTCATTTATTATGCTGATCGACTAATCGCAAtcgctaaaatttttattttatttgcgtcATAATAGGAAAACTATTCACAAATAGAGAAGATCGATGTagcgtcaatttttttaattatcgaaatttgtatatttgatATATCGTGAATCCAGGTGTTACGATAAATATAGAATTCGATAATATCTCGATTTTTATCAAGAATGGTAATTTACGGTATACCTTATTATCATGAATGATAAATTTCCCCTGGGcaacgaagtaaaaaaaaatattggagtaTACCGTGAAATATCGACGTTTTTAACACGATTatcacgattttaaaattttaagatcatCCAATCTAGTTTTATTCcccatactttaaattaaaaatttttttttcttcctgaaatcGTTTAGTTCTTTCTTAAATCAATAACTTTTTGCTCAAAGTTGCAATACTATCAATATATTAGCAATAATATTATTTGCGTAgatcgcaattttttttctttctacgttgtatatattattaaaatcaaaaatttaacaataattaagaaCTATTAAATTTACAGAACTATATTTCTAGTCGTttgcaaataaagaaaaattagggaacattgggtataatatagcctacgtcacaggttgtgttgttcctactaaatttaaccNAAAGAGGTTGAATACAGTGCCTTAACTGTAAAGGATGGGCACATAAATCCTTTAGCAATATGGAGAAGTATGAgctcaatttttttagtgatttttgttcgtaattttagtattattcagcattctaaaatttaaaactgaaatcaaaACTATGTATCGGTTTCCCA
This window encodes:
- the LOC122268301 gene encoding uncharacterized protein, whose amino-acid sequence is MRCMLFSDHPQGCFPDPRHSLLCNKKEKVMEENEDKRKGKENKTPSNPEMNPKDEIKHSISTEETIDTKEKESNVSLPLLPGTPTPDVLTKSYTVENRQHSPVRFPTLFIPAQDKDHHDVLANVTLAIGSNCIVH